One segment of Mastomys coucha isolate ucsf_1 unplaced genomic scaffold, UCSF_Mcou_1 pScaffold23, whole genome shotgun sequence DNA contains the following:
- the Ss18l2 gene encoding SS18-like protein 2 — protein MSVIFAPDWLRGKAKVNQETIQRLLEENDQLIRCIVEYQNKGRANECIQYQHVLHRNLIYLATIADANTGSLTKE, from the exons ATGTCCGTCATCTTCGCTCCTGACTGGCTACGCGGCAAGGCCAAGGTCAACCAAGAAACTATCCAGCGG CTCCTGGAGGAGAATGACCAGCTGATCCGCTGTATCGTGGAGTATCAGAACAAGGGCCGAGCGAATGAATGCATCCA GTATCAGCATGTGTTACATAGAAATCTCATTTATTTAGCTACCATTGCAGACGCCAACACAGGCAGTCTCACAAAGGAGTAA